A stretch of Xenopus laevis strain J_2021 chromosome 8S, Xenopus_laevis_v10.1, whole genome shotgun sequence DNA encodes these proteins:
- the paqr6.S gene encoding progestin and adipoQ receptor family member VI S homeolog (The RefSeq protein has 1 substitution compared to this genomic sequence), whose translation MLTIKLPQLFSVHQMPRVFWEDGIISGYRHPKSSALDCLLSSFQMTNETVNIWTHFLPTWYFIWRFLLLSYTLDFWGHSYNWPLLVYLMLICLYPFTSSFAHTFSSMSAHARHICYFLDYGALSLYSLGSAFTYSAYIMPDRWINSALHRYFVPIAAFNTFICTGLSCYSRFLEVDRPQLSKVLRTVAFVHPFVFDNIPLFFRLIFCFGEDCNWNEAIPLHFYHLTLAFLTGFLFASHLPERLAPGRFDYFGHSHQLFHVCAVLGTHFQLEAVLCDRATREAWLAVHSEGDSLACTLGVVATALVGNLILICFFTATLMWSPRANSILHNHNPGDAKPKEC comes from the exons ATGCTGACGATAAAACTACCGCAGCTCTTCAGCGTCCATCAGATGCCTCGG GTATTCTGGGAAGATGGGATCATATCTGGGTACCGGCACCCCAAGAGTTCCGCCCTGGACTGCCTGCTCAGTTCCTTCCAAATGACCAATGAAACTGTGAATATCTGGACCCACTTCCTGCCCACCTG GTATTTCATTTGGAGGTTCCTGCTTCTCTCCTACACCCTGGACTTTTGGGGTCACTCCTATAACTGGCCCCTTCTGGTTTACCTGATGCTCATCTGCCTGTACCCCTTCACTTCCAGCTTTGCCCACACCTTCAGCAGCATGTCCGCCCACGCCCGCCATATTTGCTACTTCCTGGACTACGGAGCGCTGAGCCTTTATAGCCTGG GCTCCGCCTTCACGTACAGCGCATACATCATGCCTGACCGATGGATCAACAGCGCCCTCCACCGATACTTTGTGCCCATTGCAGCCTTCAACACCTTCATCTGCACAGGACTATCATGCTACTCCCG GTTCCTGGAAGTGGATCGGCCGCAACTCAGCAAAGTCCTGCGCACAGTGGCGTTTGTGCACCCCTTCGTGTTCGACAATATCCCGCTGTTTTTCAGG CTGATATTTTGCTTTGGagaagactgtaactggaacgaGGCGATCCCCCTGCACTTCTACCACCTGACCTTGGCTTTTCTCACTGGTTTCCTCTTCGCCTCCCATTTGCCTGAACGCCTGGCGCCCGGACGCTTCGACTACTTTG GCCACAGCCACCAACTATTCCACGTCTGCGCTGTGCTGGGCACTCACTTCCAGCTGGAGGCTGTGCTGTGTGACCGAGCCACTCGGGAGGCCTGGCTAGCCGTGCACTCAGAAGGGGACTCTCTGGCCTGTACCCTGGGGGTCGTGGCCACTGCCCTGGTGGGGAACCTCATCCTTATCTGTTTCTTCACTGCCACACTGATGTGGTCTCCACGTGCCAACTCCATTCTCCACAATCACAACCCTGGTGATGCCAAACTGAAGGAATGCTGA
- the LOC108700390 gene encoding dihydroxyacetone phosphate acyltransferase → MAGKRSEGELRRRSEAFEDILEGRRQSSDLRFAMRSYTPVLYKNLTPCPPSALKAKVLQSSELQYVLGQISSETGQPLESLQQQATDILDEMGHGLRMGAVRFFALTLSKIFKRLFQKVLVNEEGIRMLTETIREHPVVLIPNHQSYIDFLMLSYLLYTYDLPIPVIASGIALTGMTFVGELLRMAGAFYIRRGIRGNKLYWAVFAEYVKTLVRNGYAPVEFFIEGWRSRTGKMLNPKFGMLTVIMEPFFKGEVSDTYIVPISITYERVLEESLLAYELLGVPKPKESTLGMIKARGILNENFGTIHIYFGEPLSLRSLSSGKLDLSQYNLQPRHLPQEPSEDVRLFVCDVAYNVELTQITNMVLSPGVLVATILLQNLPEMDFNVLVEKIIWLKDLVEAFGGFLEWPNNLSASRVVQSIIDLHSHTLSLIDGHVALFEKHTGSLTEDVVFKQAVSILTCALYRNHMINVCVRPALVVLACEMAQTSRKEDIVKSFNFLRDIFSKEFIFLPRSEEKDFDEGCIMLAKCEIIHVTPNEIELTDNGAIAVLFLSKMFQPFVEGYKLAIMYLSREFTDAFTEIEYVSGMRSFISQLIASGASQCFEALSSDMQKNTLSSFVQLGVLTKLKSANEVAFCIEMKLLKETAEKLGLQLCPEKLPSS, encoded by the coding sequence ATGGCGGGAAAACGCTCTGAGGGAGAGTTGAGGAGAAGGAGCGAGGCTTTTGAGGATATACTGGAGGGACGACGACAGTCTAGTGACCTAAGATTTGCAATGAGGAGCTACACACCTGTCCTTTACAAGAACCTGACCCCCTGCCCACCCAGTGCCTTAAAGGCTAAAGTTCTCCAGTCCTCAGAGCTGCAATATGTCCTTGGTCAAATCTCCTCAGAAACTGGGCAGCCCCTGGAATCCCTCCAGCAACAGGCGACAGACATTCTAGATGAAATGGGTCACGGTCTGCGGATGGGCGCTGTCCGATTCTTTGCTCTCACTTTAAGTAAGATCTTCAAGCGCCTTTTCCAGAAAGTGCTCGTCAACGAGGAAGGAATCCGGATGCTGACGGAAACCATTCGAGAGCACCCAGTCGTGCTCATTCCCAACCACCAGAGCTACATTGACTTTTTGATGCTGTCCTACCTACTGTACACGTACGACCTGCCGATTCCCGTCATCGCCTCAGGAATAGCCCTCACCGGCATGACATTTGTAGGAGAGCTGCTGCGCATGGCCGGCGCCTTCTATATAAGACGAGGAATCCGAGGGAACAAGCTCTATTGGGCGGTCTTTGCCGAATATGTAAAGACCTTAGTGCGGAATGGTTACGCTCCAGTGGAATTCTTTATTGAAGGTTGGAGGAGCAGAACAGGCAAGATGTTAAATCCAAAGTTTGGCATGTTAACTGTCATCATGGAGCCATTTTTTAAAGGTGAAGTGTCTGACACCTACATTGTTCCAATCAGTATTACTTATGAAAGGGTTCTGGAAGAATCTCTCCTCGCGTATGAACTTCTTGGTGTGCCGAAACCCAAAGAGTCTACGTTGGGTATGATAAAAGCGAGGGGCATTCTCAATGAGAACTTCGGAACCATTCATATTTACTTCGGAGAACCTTTATCATTACGGTCTCTGTCTTCTGGGAAATTAGATCTGTCACAGTATAATCTACAGCCCAGACATCTTCCCCAGGAACCCTCTGAAGACGTGCGCCTATTTGTCTGTGACGTGGCTTACAATGTGGAACTTACCCAAATTACAAATATGGTTCTTAGCCCTGGAGTCTTGGTGGCAACCATTTTGCTGCAGAATTTACCAGAGATGGACTTTAATGTCTTGGTTGAAAAGATTATTTGGCTGAAAGATTTGGTAGAAGCCTTTGGAGGGTTTCTAGAGTGGCCCAATAACTTGTCAGCCAGCAGAGTGGTTCAGTCCATCATTGATCTCCATTCACATACTCTCAGTCTCATCGATGGTCACGTGGCTTTATTTGAGAAGCACACAGGTTCACTGACGGAGGATGTTGTCTTTAAACAAGCAGTTTCTATACTTACATGTGCATTATATCGGAACCATATGATCAATGTGTGTGTACGccctgcactggtggttctggcTTGTGAAATGGCACAGACCTCCAGGAAAGAAGACATTGTTAAGTCATTTAACTTCTTGAGGGACATCTTTTCCAAAGAGTTCATCTTCTTACCCAGGTCTGAAGAGAAGGATTTTGATGAAGGCTGCATCATGTTGGCCAAATGTGAGATCATTCATGTCACTCCTAATGAAATTGAATTAACGGACAACGGGGcaattgctgttttgtttttatcaaaGATGTTTCAACCATTTGTTGAAGGGTATAAGTTGGCCATCATGTATCTGTCGAGGGAATTTACTGATGCCTTCACAGAAATAGAGTATGTGTCTGGAATGAGGAGTTTTATTTCTCAACTGATTGCATCTGGAGCCAGTCAGTGCTTTGAAGCTTTATCTTCTGATATGCAAAAAAATACACTGTCCTCCTTTGTACAACTTGGGGTTTTAACGAAATTGAAATCGGCCAATGAGGTAGCCTTTTGTATAGAGATGAAGTTGCTGAAGGAAACAGCGGAAAAGCTTGGACTGCAACTGTGTCCAGAAAAGCTACCGTCATCCTGA